Proteins co-encoded in one Meiothermus sp. genomic window:
- the murF gene encoding UDP-N-acetylmuramoyl-tripeptide--D-alanyl-D-alanine ligase, with the protein MVQPNDLKELRPEWVARLTGGRVHPGTGVAHDLHWDSRQVGPGTAFFALPGMQTHGREFGLQAMQAGAAFVVTDLAHPGAVQVTKPERALLAVGRALRDRFSGTVLAVGGSSGKTTTKACLAQGLAWPAPEGNLNNAPGLARFFFHLEQTEGCVVELGIDRLLEMAELAYMARPDFAVLTSLGVEHLEGLGSLENVVREESWLLHVSPIRLASIQAAEFLNLPHLKTYGIGAGDFRGEGLEMGLESTRFHFEGHTVTLPYPGVGPAMGALAALAAARMLEKPLPEVIERLSALKLPPGRMQRLRLGAVNFIHDAYNANPLSFRAGMAFLQTLPGRKWLVLGRMAELGEEALKHHLEAARLAAQVSSNLVFIGPFAQQQAAEAGGIALETIEEAVQFLTHRVQPGDLVYLKASRSVGLERLLELWPGEAKEGA; encoded by the coding sequence ATGGTGCAGCCGAATGATCTGAAAGAACTCCGGCCCGAATGGGTCGCCCGCCTGACCGGTGGCCGGGTGCATCCCGGTACGGGGGTGGCCCACGACCTGCACTGGGACTCTCGTCAGGTTGGGCCTGGGACAGCTTTTTTTGCTCTTCCAGGGATGCAAACCCACGGACGCGAGTTTGGCCTGCAGGCCATGCAGGCCGGTGCAGCCTTTGTGGTTACCGATCTCGCACACCCCGGCGCGGTGCAGGTGACCAAGCCTGAGCGGGCTTTGCTAGCGGTAGGCCGGGCCCTGCGCGACCGATTTAGCGGTACGGTGCTGGCCGTAGGGGGTAGCTCGGGCAAAACCACCACCAAAGCGTGTCTGGCCCAGGGTTTGGCCTGGCCGGCCCCCGAGGGCAACCTCAACAACGCCCCCGGACTGGCCCGGTTCTTTTTTCATTTAGAGCAGACCGAGGGTTGTGTGGTGGAGCTGGGTATTGACCGGCTGCTGGAGATGGCCGAGCTTGCATATATGGCCCGCCCTGACTTTGCAGTGCTCACCAGCCTGGGGGTGGAGCACCTGGAGGGACTGGGAAGCCTCGAGAACGTGGTTCGGGAAGAGAGCTGGCTGCTGCATGTGAGTCCCATACGGCTGGCCAGTATTCAGGCTGCTGAGTTTCTAAATCTACCTCACCTGAAAACCTACGGTATTGGCGCGGGGGACTTCCGCGGCGAGGGGTTGGAGATGGGCCTCGAGTCTACCCGCTTCCATTTCGAGGGGCATACGGTTACCCTCCCCTACCCTGGGGTAGGGCCAGCCATGGGCGCGCTGGCTGCACTGGCCGCCGCCCGCATGCTGGAAAAGCCCCTCCCAGAGGTAATCGAGCGCTTATCTGCGCTTAAGCTACCCCCAGGCCGGATGCAGCGCCTGCGGTTGGGGGCAGTGAACTTCATTCATGATGCCTACAACGCCAATCCGCTTTCTTTCCGGGCCGGAATGGCCTTCCTGCAAACCCTGCCGGGTCGCAAGTGGCTGGTGCTGGGGCGTATGGCCGAGCTGGGTGAGGAAGCCCTGAAGCACCACCTCGAGGCCGCCCGGCTGGCCGCCCAGGTCAGTTCAAACCTAGTTTTTATCGGCCCATTTGCCCAGCAGCAAGCCGCCGAAGCCGGCGGAATCGCCCTCGAGACCATCGAAGAGGCCGTTCAGTTCCTTACCCACCGGGTACAACCCGGCGACCTGGTTTACCTGAAAGCTTCGCGCAGTGTGGGGCTCGAGCGCCTATTGGAGCTGTGGCCAGGGGAAGCCAAGGAGGGCGCATGA
- a CDS encoding phospho-N-acetylmuramoyl-pentapeptide-transferase, which produces MAAAVLLSWFLVGLWITLMQSLRLGKQVRLDGPQSHLAKAGTPSMGGVAFLLAAAATYGLSGGDKWAGLWLLVLGMALLGLADDLAGSLRRPLRAREKLVVQVLMSLIFALWAARQVQYTPYPVLDVLLFTLVVIAACNAFNFTDGVDGLLASVAAVILLPFLGLPTAQAAVGALLGFLWHNAPRATVFMGDTGSMALGALAAGLFILEGKLWWLPLAALIPVLEVLSVIIQVTYFRRTGKRFFRMSPLHHHFELSGWPEGKVVFRFVVVTALCTALAVHLWGGPV; this is translated from the coding sequence CTGGCGGCCGCAGTGCTTTTGAGCTGGTTTCTGGTGGGGCTGTGGATTACCCTCATGCAGTCTTTGCGGCTCGGCAAACAGGTGCGCCTCGACGGCCCGCAAAGCCACCTGGCCAAGGCGGGAACCCCCAGCATGGGTGGGGTGGCTTTTTTGCTGGCGGCTGCAGCCACCTACGGGCTCTCGGGCGGCGATAAGTGGGCAGGGCTTTGGCTGCTGGTGCTGGGCATGGCGCTGCTGGGTCTGGCCGACGACCTGGCCGGCTCGTTGCGCCGCCCCCTCAGGGCTCGCGAGAAGCTGGTGGTGCAGGTGCTCATGAGCCTGATTTTTGCCCTGTGGGCAGCCCGCCAGGTGCAGTACACCCCCTATCCAGTACTGGATGTGCTGCTCTTTACGCTGGTGGTAATCGCGGCTTGCAACGCCTTCAATTTCACCGATGGGGTGGATGGCCTGCTGGCCAGCGTGGCAGCGGTCATTTTACTGCCCTTCCTGGGCCTGCCCACGGCCCAGGCCGCGGTGGGAGCTCTACTGGGCTTTTTGTGGCACAACGCCCCCAGGGCCACGGTGTTCATGGGCGATACCGGCAGCATGGCCCTGGGCGCTTTGGCTGCGGGGCTGTTCATCCTCGAGGGCAAGCTCTGGTGGCTACCGTTGGCGGCCCTGATACCAGTGCTCGAGGTGCTCTCAGTAATCATCCAGGTAACCTATTTTCGCCGCACCGGCAAGCGTTTCTTCCGAATGAGCCCGCTGCACCACCACTTCGAACTGTCGGGCTGGCCCGAGGGCAAGGTGGTGTTTCGCTTTGTGGTAGTAACGGCGTTGTGCACGGCGTTGGCTGTGCATCTGTGGGGAGGCCCGGTATGA
- the murD gene encoding UDP-N-acetylmuramoyl-L-alanine--D-glutamate ligase, producing the protein MRRLVYGLGRSGLGVLGYLKRHGFSAHFYDDRLKPEEVAQAEALGFSLEPDLTPGHFQQVIAAPGVPIQHPRLAALREGGAEIIGEAELVYRHSQTPLIGITGTAGKTSCTLFTGHFLRALGFKAVEGGNIDPPLANVVDEAEVVAVEMSSFQLERIVYFRPRVAVLLLLGVDHLDRHGSLEAYHAAKLNLIKNLTAQDALVYNAKDPHILAGIEGNPAQRYPFEPGASPRETNLNAALQAALAYAHIVLREQPGRAWAVEPSEQGLEPFRALAPWPEARYEVFAQMGGLQFIDDSIATRIDSVRTALEAAPAPVAWILGGVDKGAPVEELLEVVERKVGLILAVGQDGPRLAAPFRGRVEVVEIAEPDGRKALREAVLEARRQLNHGSVLLAPLATSFDQFKDYKERSRVFREVVFELGGRRG; encoded by the coding sequence ATGAGGCGGCTAGTCTATGGGCTAGGGCGTAGCGGCCTCGGGGTGCTCGGTTATCTAAAGAGGCATGGCTTTTCTGCCCACTTCTATGATGATCGGCTCAAACCCGAAGAGGTAGCCCAGGCCGAAGCGCTGGGGTTTAGCCTCGAGCCCGACCTCACCCCAGGCCACTTCCAGCAGGTGATTGCCGCCCCCGGCGTTCCCATCCAGCATCCCCGACTGGCCGCGCTCAGGGAGGGCGGGGCCGAGATCATCGGTGAGGCCGAACTGGTCTACCGGCATTCGCAAACCCCGCTCATCGGCATCACCGGCACCGCTGGCAAAACCAGCTGTACCCTGTTTACCGGCCACTTTTTGCGCGCCCTGGGCTTCAAGGCCGTGGAGGGTGGTAACATTGACCCCCCCCTGGCGAACGTGGTAGACGAAGCCGAGGTGGTCGCAGTCGAGATGAGCAGTTTTCAGCTCGAGCGCATCGTGTACTTCCGGCCCAGGGTCGCTGTGCTTTTGCTGCTGGGTGTGGATCACCTCGACCGCCATGGCAGCCTCGAGGCCTACCACGCCGCCAAGCTTAACCTCATCAAGAACCTCACCGCCCAGGATGCCCTGGTCTACAACGCCAAAGACCCCCACATTCTGGCTGGCATCGAAGGCAACCCGGCCCAGCGCTATCCCTTCGAACCCGGCGCTAGCCCCCGTGAGACCAACCTTAACGCAGCCCTGCAGGCAGCCCTGGCCTATGCCCACATTGTCCTACGCGAGCAGCCTGGCCGGGCTTGGGCGGTCGAGCCCAGCGAGCAGGGCCTGGAACCTTTCAGAGCCTTGGCGCCATGGCCTGAGGCCCGCTACGAAGTGTTTGCCCAAATGGGGGGGTTGCAGTTTATAGACGATTCCATCGCAACCCGCATAGACTCGGTACGCACCGCACTGGAAGCCGCGCCTGCTCCAGTGGCCTGGATACTGGGCGGGGTAGACAAGGGCGCACCGGTAGAGGAGCTTTTGGAGGTAGTGGAGCGCAAAGTTGGGCTGATTCTGGCAGTAGGCCAGGATGGCCCCCGCCTGGCCGCGCCCTTCCGGGGCCGGGTAGAGGTAGTGGAGATCGCCGAGCCCGACGGGCGCAAGGCCCTGCGCGAAGCGGTGCTCGAGGCCCGTCGACAGCTCAATCACGGTAGCGTGCTACTGGCTCCTCTCGCCACCTCTTTCGACCAGTTCAAGGATTATAAGGAACGCTCGAGGGTATTCAGGGAAGTGGTATTCGAGTTGGGGGGTAGACGTGGATAG
- a CDS encoding FtsW/RodA/SpoVE family cell cycle protein: MDSILLLAQLLLFALSALGVATSDWMRGAQEPHTLENLRNIVLSLALMLLVSRLRPQWALWAARPAFLLSLGLLLANLVVGFGPGSEKRFIDLPFTSFNIQASELAKLAVVLYLAAFFHNKPTDYPIIGPIVAVSLAAGLIVVSPDLDTGLFILILSGLLLMVIGVPWRRLAAITLTACILALSVSGLYLHRFEKVRDRFEGWSTYVSGRVNELSPEVIRGPLYQITQAHKIIVNAGLFGQGVGARMPNLPESHNDFVLAAIIWSGGWLAGFMVLLAWWLILARGLQIAANLEGASSVLALGLTLYLVLQAALNIAAVIGTIPIGGSPLPMVSMGGNSMLMAGIAMGLLQALSREAFTQTSKARGQEVTS; this comes from the coding sequence GTGGATAGTATTTTGTTGCTGGCCCAGCTTTTGCTATTCGCTCTTTCAGCCCTGGGGGTAGCTACCTCCGACTGGATGCGGGGTGCTCAGGAGCCGCACACACTGGAAAACCTGCGCAATATCGTTCTTTCGCTGGCTTTAATGCTACTGGTCTCGCGCCTACGCCCCCAATGGGCTCTGTGGGCCGCCCGGCCCGCTTTCCTTCTCTCACTGGGCCTCTTGCTAGCCAATCTAGTGGTGGGGTTTGGACCCGGCAGCGAAAAGCGCTTTATCGATCTACCCTTTACCTCGTTCAACATCCAGGCCTCGGAGCTGGCCAAGCTGGCCGTAGTGCTCTACCTGGCGGCCTTTTTCCACAACAAACCCACCGATTATCCCATCATCGGCCCCATTGTGGCTGTGAGTCTGGCCGCAGGCCTGATTGTTGTCTCGCCCGACCTCGATACAGGCTTGTTTATACTGATTTTGTCGGGCTTATTGCTAATGGTTATCGGGGTTCCCTGGCGTCGCCTGGCAGCCATTACCCTCACAGCCTGTATCCTGGCGCTCTCGGTCTCGGGGCTATACCTGCACCGCTTCGAAAAGGTGCGCGACCGCTTCGAAGGTTGGAGCACCTACGTTAGCGGGCGGGTCAACGAGCTGAGCCCAGAGGTCATCCGGGGGCCTTTGTACCAGATTACCCAGGCCCACAAAATCATTGTGAATGCAGGTCTGTTTGGGCAGGGCGTAGGTGCCCGTATGCCTAACCTGCCCGAGTCCCACAACGACTTCGTACTGGCTGCCATCATCTGGTCGGGGGGGTGGCTGGCGGGCTTTATGGTCTTGCTGGCCTGGTGGCTCATCCTGGCCCGTGGGCTCCAGATTGCTGCCAACCTAGAAGGCGCTTCCAGTGTGCTGGCCCTGGGCCTGACCCTGTATCTGGTGCTGCAGGCAGCCCTCAATATCGCCGCAGTAATAGGCACCATTCCCATTGGTGGCTCCCCCCTGCCCATGGTCAGCATGGGCGGCAACTCGATGCTAATGGCCGGAATCGCCATGGGCCTCTTGCAGGCGCTTTCGAGGGAGGCCTTCACCCAAACCAGCAAAGCTCGAGGTCAGGAGGTTACTTCATGA
- a CDS encoding glycosyltransferase yields the protein MVVVTGGGTGGHLYPGLAAARALLDAGQPVTYVGALGGLEARVLPESGLPYRLIPAGKLSREALRPAEGVKVLQGLQAARQVVRELKPKAVLSMGGYAGFPVAFVAALLGIPMVIHEQNAKLGLANRILARLARRVALATPIQLEPRLAAKTQVVGYPVREEKHSQAEARAALGLDPTRPTILILGGSQGSKELNEQLPQRLYPLLGKWQVLHQCGVRWEAELKAQERPHYLVRGYLDSALAWSAADFAITRGGAGTMAEAAFHQVPVLGVPLPRSLDGGAQWANVGFYAERGAARLLYSWDRFEAELNALLDPSTRANIRDKLKRLSPAGAAERLAQIVLEAA from the coding sequence ATGGTAGTCGTTACCGGGGGCGGCACCGGCGGCCACCTGTACCCAGGGCTGGCCGCGGCCAGGGCTCTGTTAGATGCGGGCCAGCCAGTCACCTACGTGGGGGCTTTGGGGGGCCTCGAGGCCCGTGTGCTGCCCGAAAGCGGCCTGCCTTACCGGCTTATCCCAGCTGGCAAGCTCTCACGTGAGGCCCTGCGCCCGGCAGAAGGGGTCAAGGTTTTGCAAGGCCTCCAGGCTGCTCGACAGGTAGTGCGCGAGTTAAAACCCAAAGCCGTGCTCAGCATGGGCGGTTACGCAGGATTTCCGGTAGCTTTCGTGGCCGCGCTGCTGGGCATTCCCATGGTGATCCACGAGCAAAACGCCAAGCTGGGGCTGGCCAACCGCATCCTGGCCCGGCTGGCCCGCCGGGTTGCCCTCGCCACGCCTATACAACTGGAACCCCGGCTGGCCGCCAAAACCCAGGTGGTAGGTTACCCGGTGCGCGAGGAGAAACACAGCCAGGCCGAGGCTCGAGCGGCCCTGGGGTTGGATCCCACGCGCCCCACCATTCTGATTCTGGGTGGGAGCCAGGGCAGCAAGGAACTCAACGAACAACTGCCCCAGCGGCTTTACCCCCTCCTGGGCAAATGGCAGGTTCTTCACCAGTGTGGGGTGCGCTGGGAAGCTGAGCTCAAGGCCCAAGAGCGACCCCACTACTTGGTGCGGGGCTACCTAGACAGTGCGCTGGCCTGGAGCGCCGCCGACTTTGCCATCACCCGCGGGGGGGCAGGCACCATGGCAGAAGCCGCCTTCCACCAGGTACCGGTGCTGGGCGTGCCGCTACCCCGCAGCCTGGACGGGGGCGCGCAGTGGGCCAATGTGGGCTTTTATGCCGAGCGGGGCGCGGCCCGGCTGCTTTACTCCTGGGATCGGTTCGAGGCCGAGCTTAATGCTTTGCTCGACCCCTCCACGCGGGCGAATATCCGCGATAAACTCAAGAGGTTGTCGCCAGCCGGAGCAGCCGAGCGGCTGGCCCAGATTGTTTTGGAGGCGGCGTGA
- the murC gene encoding UDP-N-acetylmuramate--L-alanine ligase yields MKHYHLMGIGGISMSGLARILRKDGHMVSGCDHQPSDLTRQLEREGIRVYQGHSPAHLEGVDVLVASTAIPDSEPELATAQTLGLPVWRRIQVVAEILRGGYSLGVTGSHGKTSTTSMLASIFVAAQTDPTVLLGAELGLIGGSAKVGSGRYRIAEVDESDPLFRFLELDVAVITNLEPDHVSPDGQARPNYHTSFEALQDAVRSFAGRARYIIYNGEPRWQLLDALTQGRPRSSFGLLACDCHAKEIALEPFGSRFELVWQGQVLGPVRLQVPGEHNITNALAASAAALVAGIPFEAIQQGLYQYTGASRRFEKVGELNGALIVDDYAHNATKLFALLKAARNTGLRVRAVFQPHRYGRSEQEWPLYAQALEQADETLLLDVYAAGEAPLRLTSAQIAQRMLEHLSAKGCRASYQSWDDTLGYLRQSAAPGDLILTIGAGSVSRLGRLLAEPKEAV; encoded by the coding sequence GTGAAGCATTATCACCTGATGGGCATTGGCGGGATTAGCATGAGCGGGCTGGCCCGCATCCTGCGCAAGGACGGGCACATGGTGAGCGGCTGCGACCACCAACCCTCCGACCTGACCCGGCAACTCGAGCGCGAAGGTATCCGGGTCTACCAGGGTCATAGCCCAGCGCATCTGGAAGGGGTGGACGTGCTGGTAGCCTCTACCGCTATCCCGGACAGCGAGCCCGAACTGGCCACCGCCCAGACCCTGGGCCTGCCGGTCTGGCGGCGGATTCAGGTGGTGGCCGAGATTCTGCGGGGCGGTTATAGCCTGGGCGTCACCGGCTCGCACGGCAAAACCAGCACCACCTCCATGCTAGCGAGCATTTTTGTGGCGGCCCAGACCGACCCCACGGTGCTGCTGGGGGCCGAGCTGGGCCTGATCGGCGGCAGCGCCAAGGTGGGCTCGGGCCGGTATCGGATTGCCGAAGTGGACGAGTCCGACCCATTGTTCCGCTTTCTGGAGCTGGATGTGGCGGTGATTACCAACCTCGAGCCCGACCACGTCTCACCCGATGGACAGGCCCGCCCCAACTACCACACCTCCTTCGAGGCCCTGCAGGATGCAGTGCGCTCCTTTGCAGGCCGGGCCCGGTACATCATCTACAACGGCGAGCCCCGCTGGCAGTTGCTGGACGCGCTCACCCAGGGCCGTCCCCGCAGCAGCTTTGGGCTTTTGGCATGCGACTGCCACGCCAAAGAGATTGCCCTCGAACCCTTCGGCAGCCGCTTCGAGCTGGTCTGGCAGGGTCAGGTGCTGGGGCCGGTGCGCCTGCAAGTCCCCGGCGAACACAACATCACCAACGCCCTGGCCGCCTCGGCGGCGGCGCTGGTGGCCGGAATCCCCTTCGAGGCCATCCAGCAGGGCCTCTACCAGTACACCGGGGCCAGCCGTCGCTTTGAAAAAGTGGGCGAGTTGAACGGGGCTTTGATCGTGGACGACTACGCCCACAACGCCACCAAGCTGTTTGCGCTGCTCAAAGCTGCCCGCAACACCGGCCTGCGCGTGCGGGCCGTCTTCCAACCCCACCGCTATGGCCGCAGCGAGCAGGAATGGCCCCTGTACGCCCAGGCCCTCGAGCAAGCCGACGAGACTCTCCTCCTCGATGTCTACGCCGCCGGGGAGGCCCCCCTCCGGCTTACCAGCGCCCAGATTGCCCAGCGCATGCTCGAGCACCTCAGCGCCAAAGGCTGCCGGGCTTCGTACCAAAGCTGGGACGATACCCTGGGCTACCTGCGCCAGAGTGCCGCACCGGGCGATCTGATCCTGACCATCGGGGCGGGCAGCGTCTCCAGGCTGGGGCGGCTGCTGGCCGAGCCAAAGGAGGCGGTATGA
- a CDS encoding UDP-N-acetylmuramate dehydrogenase, which produces MKVARLPLAKLTTIGVGGEAEVWTVETLADLEKATQAPYRVLGNGSNLLVSDDGVPERVIRLSGEFAEWNPDLSGWVGAGVLVPTLLQASARLGLSGLEGLHGVPAQVGGAVKMNAGTRFGEMADALELVELYHDGRLHVYHPSELGFRYRHSELPEGSIVTRVKLRLTPSTQEAVQAKIALVDAARKGQPKKKSAGCAFKNPPGDSAGRLIDANGLKGTTIGRAMISLEHGNFLVNLGGATAAEMYTLIRKVQAVLPLEVEWEIWGQIAVGTEVGR; this is translated from the coding sequence ATGAAGGTAGCCCGTCTGCCTCTGGCCAAGCTCACCACCATCGGGGTGGGGGGGGAGGCCGAGGTCTGGACTGTGGAAACCCTGGCCGACCTGGAAAAGGCCACCCAGGCCCCCTACCGGGTACTGGGCAACGGCTCCAACCTGCTGGTCTCGGATGACGGTGTACCCGAGCGGGTCATCCGGCTCTCGGGCGAGTTTGCCGAATGGAACCCCGATCTCTCGGGCTGGGTGGGCGCGGGCGTCCTGGTGCCCACGCTCCTGCAGGCCTCGGCCCGGCTGGGCCTGAGCGGCCTCGAGGGCCTGCATGGGGTTCCGGCCCAGGTGGGGGGCGCGGTCAAGATGAACGCCGGCACCCGCTTCGGCGAGATGGCCGACGCCCTCGAGCTCGTCGAGCTCTACCACGACGGCAGACTGCATGTGTACCACCCTTCGGAGCTGGGCTTCCGCTACCGGCATTCCGAGCTGCCCGAGGGTAGCATCGTCACCCGGGTCAAGCTGCGACTGACCCCTTCCACCCAAGAAGCCGTACAGGCCAAAATCGCCCTGGTAGATGCCGCCCGCAAGGGCCAGCCCAAAAAGAAAAGCGCGGGCTGTGCCTTCAAAAACCCCCCCGGCGACTCGGCGGGCCGTCTGATTGATGCAAACGGCCTCAAAGGAACCACCATCGGCCGGGCTATGATCAGCCTCGAGCACGGCAACTTCCTGGTCAATCTGGGTGGGGCCACCGCCGCCGAGATGTACACGCTCATCCGGAAAGTGCAGGCAGTGCTTCCGCTCGAGGTCGAGTGGGAAATTTGGGGCCAGATAGCCGTAGGTACCGAGGTGGGCCGATGA
- a CDS encoding FtsQ-type POTRA domain-containing protein, whose product MVRALLAALLLATLGVGSRVVLPVEQIEVVGNKQLSSTHIQKITGLRPGEPWLWAWPFKLRPLLDNPWVLSATLERPAPGRLRIVLQERSSVANILLDNRRLGLSPDGVLLPDAPPQTPLLVGRGEIPLDDLLQLVQTFPGAKQIRYDVGGYQVLGERLNVWGRSVKELQDWAKVRRIGKSDASPVLAHPAVGSDGPVYVYSWGVSARR is encoded by the coding sequence ATGGTTAGAGCCCTGCTCGCGGCTTTGCTGCTGGCTACCCTGGGGGTTGGCTCGCGGGTGGTGTTGCCTGTCGAGCAGATCGAAGTGGTGGGTAACAAGCAGCTCTCCTCCACCCATATCCAAAAGATCACCGGTCTGAGACCAGGCGAACCCTGGCTTTGGGCCTGGCCCTTCAAGCTTAGGCCTTTACTGGATAACCCCTGGGTGCTTTCGGCTACCCTCGAGCGCCCTGCGCCAGGGCGGCTTCGCATTGTGCTGCAAGAGCGCAGTTCAGTTGCCAACATCCTGCTCGACAATAGGCGCCTGGGGCTGAGCCCAGATGGCGTCCTGCTGCCCGATGCCCCACCCCAAACCCCACTGCTTGTGGGTCGGGGCGAAATTCCCTTGGACGACCTGTTGCAGTTGGTTCAAACTTTCCCTGGTGCAAAGCAAATCCGCTACGATGTGGGGGGTTATCAGGTCTTGGGTGAAAGACTTAATGTCTGGGGTCGAAGCGTCAAAGAGTTGCAAGATTGGGCCAAAGTCCGCAGAATAGGCAAAAGTGACGCAAGCCCTGTACTTGCGCACCCCGCTGTTGGGTCGGATGGCCCTGTATACGTGTATTCTTGGGGGGTGAGTGCTCGCCGATGA
- the ftsA gene encoding cell division protein FtsA, which yields MILVGLDVGTTKVTAVIGELSSDGILDIIGEGTVPSQGLKRGVVTNLERTTESIRQAIFQAERVAGVKAEQVWVGVAGAHVRSVTSHGLAAIRRGQQITATDVERAIEQAKAYPFEGDYELIHALPLEFRVDGQEGIRDPIGMAGVRLEVDVHLVAGSKGPLTNLRKAVEDAGLELQGLVLQAYASGLAVLSPEELTMTVMLVDIGGGTTDVAVFRQGRLAHSAVIPLGGDHVSQDIAKLLQIPVEEAERVAKKYGAALPELADPELVLEVSQEGSAQISYQAPDLARIIRPRLREILHLARQSVDEALGPLEITVGKVIVTGGTSMVRGLEELARKQFNLPVRLGKPIGVQGLTDVVASPTHATAVGLVRHAASLAAQSHPVRSHRPSRSKASQTSKPLLNTESASGLWERLKGMFKNFF from the coding sequence ATGATTCTTGTAGGTTTAGACGTTGGAACCACCAAAGTGACTGCGGTCATCGGTGAACTGTCTTCGGACGGTATCCTGGACATTATTGGGGAGGGTACGGTACCTTCTCAGGGGCTCAAGCGTGGGGTGGTCACCAACCTCGAGCGCACCACCGAGTCCATCCGTCAGGCCATTTTCCAGGCCGAACGAGTGGCCGGGGTCAAAGCCGAGCAGGTCTGGGTGGGGGTGGCTGGGGCCCATGTGCGTAGCGTAACCAGCCACGGGCTGGCTGCTATCCGGCGGGGCCAGCAAATCACCGCCACCGATGTAGAACGGGCCATCGAGCAGGCCAAGGCTTATCCCTTCGAGGGCGACTATGAGCTCATCCATGCTCTACCGCTGGAGTTTCGGGTAGATGGCCAGGAGGGCATTCGCGACCCCATCGGCATGGCCGGGGTACGCCTCGAGGTTGACGTCCACCTTGTAGCTGGTAGCAAAGGCCCCCTCACCAACCTGCGCAAGGCCGTGGAGGATGCTGGCCTGGAGCTACAGGGCCTGGTGCTGCAAGCCTATGCCTCAGGACTGGCGGTACTCTCGCCCGAAGAACTCACCATGACCGTCATGCTGGTGGATATCGGTGGGGGCACCACCGATGTGGCGGTCTTCCGCCAGGGGCGGCTGGCCCACTCAGCGGTGATTCCCCTGGGCGGCGACCACGTCTCGCAGGACATCGCCAAGCTGCTGCAAATCCCGGTGGAGGAAGCCGAGCGGGTGGCCAAAAAGTACGGCGCGGCCCTGCCCGAGCTGGCCGACCCCGAGCTGGTGCTAGAGGTCAGCCAAGAAGGCTCTGCCCAGATCTCCTACCAGGCCCCCGACCTAGCCCGCATCATCCGTCCACGTCTGCGTGAAATCCTGCATCTGGCCCGCCAGAGCGTGGACGAAGCCCTGGGACCTCTGGAAATTACTGTGGGTAAGGTAATTGTAACCGGCGGCACCAGCATGGTGCGCGGTTTGGAGGAGCTGGCCCGCAAGCAGTTCAACCTGCCGGTGCGACTGGGAAAACCCATTGGCGTGCAGGGTCTGACCGACGTGGTGGCCTCCCCTACCCACGCCACCGCTGTGGGCCTGGTGCGCCACGCTGCCAGCCTGGCTGCTCAATCCCACCCTGTCCGCAGCCACCGGCCCAGTCGTAGCAAGGCCAGCCAGACCAGCAAGCCCCTGCTCAACACCGAGAGTGCCAGTGGGCTCTGGGAGCGACTCAAAGGGATGTTCAAAAACTTCTTTTAG